In Labeo rohita strain BAU-BD-2019 chromosome 16, IGBB_LRoh.1.0, whole genome shotgun sequence, one DNA window encodes the following:
- the tuft1a gene encoding tuftelin 1a isoform X1, whose product MKIVFVLGACHFAALPSMETPDSHTVTGRPCGRTCEFAQNGHRTLRLTLHEQNQHQTPTTDKPIGRAFALVQPTYERQPLKSDLVKQSEDQGEVIKVYLEDRKEAQARHQQSLKMLSEEVTQIQEVRYCLKNLREQMAAKSHRTEHKLVLSGLKRVNGTHSTLTQAINGLERQDSMDEQEKEKMREASKRLYSQLQEAEKKHQEEREKLLAEAQQYKKQLSEQSEYLRKVQQSKEQQDQQIEDLRRLMGGMEQESSTLREQLMTKEAELLQLRELREEAPAGRERLEELEKENAILKEKIHHLDDMLKSQQRKLRQMIEQLQNSRMVIQERDRVIRELEEKVAMLEAENKQMRDQMDYYLGSQRSNSYLPLDTNAQIVYSKPLRPSTQTNKSLPFIKVIEIKS is encoded by the exons atgaaaattgtttttgtgcTGGGTGCGTGTCATTTTGCAg ctttgcctTCTATGGAAACACCCGATTCACACACAGTCACAGGACGTCCCTGCGGTAGGACCTGTGAGTTTGCTCAG AACGGGCACAGGACGCTCAGATTGACTCTCCACGAGCAGAACCAGCACCAGACGCCCACCACAGATAAG cCAATTGGCAGAGCTTTTGCTTTGGTACAACCAACTTATGAGAGACAGCCATTGAAGTCTGATCTGGTCAAGCAGTCTGAGGACCAAGGGGAAGTCATTAAG GTATATCTGGAAGACCGCAAAGAAGCACAAGCCAGACACCAACAGAGTCTAAAGATGCTCTCAGAGGAAGTTACACAAATACAGGAG GTGAGATACTGTCTTAAAAACCTCAGAGAGCAGATGGCAGCTAAAAGTCACAGGACAGAACATAAG CTGGTGTTATCTGGCCTCAAACGAGTTAATGGCACTCATTCAACACTAACACAGGCCATAAATGGTTTAGAGAGACAG GATAGTATGGATGAGCAGGAAAAAGAGAAGATGAGGGAAGCCAGTAAGCGTCTGTATTCTCAACTCCAAGAGGCTGAGAAGAAACACCAAGAGGAGAGAGAAAAACTGCTG GCAGAGGCACAGCAGTATAAGAAGCAGTTATCTGAGCAGAGTGAGTATTTAAGAAAGGTTCAGCAAAGCAAAGAGCAACAGGACCAGCAGATCGAGGACCTGCGACGTCTAATGGGCGGCATGGAGCAGGAGAGCTCCACCCTCAGAGAGCAACTCATGACCAAAGAAGCCGAACTCCTGCAGTTGCGTGAACTGAGGGAGGAGGCCCCTGCAGGAAGGGAGAG GTTGGAAGAGCTGGAAAAGGAAAATGCCATTCTGAAAGAGAAGATTCATCACTTGGATGACATGCTCAAGAGTCAACAGAGAAAACTACGGCAAATGATTGAACAg CTTCAGAACTCACGCATGGTGATTCAAGAGAGAGATAGAGTGATCAGAGAGCTGGAGGAGAAAGTGGCCATGCTGGAGGCAGAG aacaaacagaTGCGTGATCAGATGGATTACTACTTGGGGAGTCAAAGGTCAAATTCCTACCTGCCATTAGACACCAATGCACAGATCGTCTACAG CAAACCTCTGAGACCATCCACCCAGACCAACAAGAGCCTGCCTTTCATCAAAGTCATTGAAATTAAATCATGA
- the tuft1a gene encoding tuftelin 1a isoform X2, with product MNRMGSMCTFDEIRWDDKMNGHRTLRLTLHEQNQHQTPTTDKPIGRAFALVQPTYERQPLKSDLVKQSEDQGEVIKVYLEDRKEAQARHQQSLKMLSEEVTQIQEVRYCLKNLREQMAAKSHRTEHKLVLSGLKRVNGTHSTLTQAINGLERQDSMDEQEKEKMREASKRLYSQLQEAEKKHQEEREKLLAEAQQYKKQLSEQSEYLRKVQQSKEQQDQQIEDLRRLMGGMEQESSTLREQLMTKEAELLQLRELREEAPAGRERLEELEKENAILKEKIHHLDDMLKSQQRKLRQMIEQLQNSRMVIQERDRVIRELEEKVAMLEAENKQMRDQMDYYLGSQRSNSYLPLDTNAQIVYSKPLRPSTQTNKSLPFIKVIEIKS from the exons AACGGGCACAGGACGCTCAGATTGACTCTCCACGAGCAGAACCAGCACCAGACGCCCACCACAGATAAG cCAATTGGCAGAGCTTTTGCTTTGGTACAACCAACTTATGAGAGACAGCCATTGAAGTCTGATCTGGTCAAGCAGTCTGAGGACCAAGGGGAAGTCATTAAG GTATATCTGGAAGACCGCAAAGAAGCACAAGCCAGACACCAACAGAGTCTAAAGATGCTCTCAGAGGAAGTTACACAAATACAGGAG GTGAGATACTGTCTTAAAAACCTCAGAGAGCAGATGGCAGCTAAAAGTCACAGGACAGAACATAAG CTGGTGTTATCTGGCCTCAAACGAGTTAATGGCACTCATTCAACACTAACACAGGCCATAAATGGTTTAGAGAGACAG GATAGTATGGATGAGCAGGAAAAAGAGAAGATGAGGGAAGCCAGTAAGCGTCTGTATTCTCAACTCCAAGAGGCTGAGAAGAAACACCAAGAGGAGAGAGAAAAACTGCTG GCAGAGGCACAGCAGTATAAGAAGCAGTTATCTGAGCAGAGTGAGTATTTAAGAAAGGTTCAGCAAAGCAAAGAGCAACAGGACCAGCAGATCGAGGACCTGCGACGTCTAATGGGCGGCATGGAGCAGGAGAGCTCCACCCTCAGAGAGCAACTCATGACCAAAGAAGCCGAACTCCTGCAGTTGCGTGAACTGAGGGAGGAGGCCCCTGCAGGAAGGGAGAG GTTGGAAGAGCTGGAAAAGGAAAATGCCATTCTGAAAGAGAAGATTCATCACTTGGATGACATGCTCAAGAGTCAACAGAGAAAACTACGGCAAATGATTGAACAg CTTCAGAACTCACGCATGGTGATTCAAGAGAGAGATAGAGTGATCAGAGAGCTGGAGGAGAAAGTGGCCATGCTGGAGGCAGAG aacaaacagaTGCGTGATCAGATGGATTACTACTTGGGGAGTCAAAGGTCAAATTCCTACCTGCCATTAGACACCAATGCACAGATCGTCTACAG CAAACCTCTGAGACCATCCACCCAGACCAACAAGAGCCTGCCTTTCATCAAAGTCATTGAAATTAAATCATGA